One window of the Opitutales bacterium genome contains the following:
- a CDS encoding Rieske 2Fe-2S domain-containing protein, with the protein MSPLHQDTPTKTKLSVCPVEGLADGQRQIVHHGAISIGVFNVRGRYYAVRNQCPHEKAPLCQGPLTGTNSETDKAGEMNWGSCGYILRCPWHAWEFDIRDGKSFTGTKLRVKTYPVEVIDGNLTVIL; encoded by the coding sequence ATGAGCCCACTCCATCAAGATACCCCAACAAAAACAAAGCTCTCTGTATGCCCCGTTGAGGGACTTGCCGATGGGCAGCGACAGATTGTCCATCACGGGGCTATTTCGATCGGCGTCTTCAACGTCCGAGGACGATATTATGCCGTGCGGAATCAATGTCCGCACGAAAAGGCACCCTTATGTCAAGGACCCCTGACCGGCACTAACTCCGAAACGGACAAAGCCGGCGAGATGAATTGGGGCTCATGCGGCTATATACTTCGCTGTCCCTGGCATGCCTGGGAATTCGACATCCGCGACGGCAAATCATTCACCGGCACGAAACTGCGGGTAAAGACCTATCCTGTCGAGGTCATCGATGGGAATCTCACAGTTATTTTATAA